TCACCTAGGGGTTCTTTGTCCGAAAAAGGTTGAGGACTGCTGGTTAACTAATCAAAACTTAGGGATCGTAGTCAATAGCTGAGACTACAGGATACacttggtaaaataaaaaaaaaaataaaaaaaatgctgctttctgTATTTATAAGAAATCTAGATATGTGGATAATGTGgtaaaaacaaaatttgcatGAAACCAAGAAAGATCAAGCAAATAATAGCATGTGAAATCTCGATTTTGTGGCAAACTATACATTTCTAATCAAAAACACATGACAGAGCATAAATCTTGCAACCAGGCACTACAGAATTTGATTTCTGACATTCATGACTTGCGGTGGCATGAAGTGGAGATGCCAGGAGTGTAGTCTAAGAGCTTCCCATATAAAGTTACACCTGTGTATGACTCACGAGTTGTTTGAAGACTGCAGATCTAATAGGTTGTTTACACTCATTCACATGGAGTTTCGGTTTCACCAGGAGAGTCAATGAGACACAAAGAGGATGCAAAAACTTCCAGTGCGTTTAATCTTTCTGCCATACAGATACTTAAATCATCAACAGACCCTTCTCCTCGGCCTACAGTAGCTGACACTGAGGGGCTCAACATGTAAACCCCAGTGTCTCAGCATAAACATCATGTGAAACAGCAGTGTTGATCTACAGACATCAAAACTCAATGTTTACAGATAATACAGTAAGTTATCATGCAAGTAGCCTTTTTTCACGACATACAGGTAATGTAAAGCTCATCCGAGAATACTCAcagtttcatgtttgtttttattttagagtgtACATGACCGTCATGCTCCGTGATTGTCAATGGCTCAATCCTCAAATCAGCAAACAGTCTAGCATGAGAACTACAGCGCTACACATTAAATCTCTTACTGCCATATAATGTCGCTTCTTACCCTGTTCCCTATAGCTGTGTCTAGCTTGCTGTAGCCCCTTGGTTTAATACTCCATAACTGTCCTTGATGTTGTCACCCATGTATCCAGGGAttgattctgtttttctttggGACTgaagtttttctctttttttgaggAAGTAAGATGGCCGATGCTCGTCTGAACTCGGTGACGCAAACAGAGGTGTTACAGGCCAGTCACCATCGTGGGGCGCCAATGTTCCGTCTATCTTTTTGTATATGTTACAacttcattaaaatgtgtttaatttgaataaaattactGCTGATTTAGGCAGGATTGATTAAAGGTacagttaacccaaaaatatagattttcgTTTCACTTTTACTTCTCAGTCACCAATTACCTTCATGGTACGGAAACACTGAGTTATTATAAAAGTAGTCAAAGAACAACATCCTGCAGTTTTGGAACAATAtctgagtgagtaaatgacaggatttaaatattgtgttaaataCACAGAgataattacagaaataatttattcatgacaCAAATTTTAACTTTTTCTAAAAGTGGAAtttgccaatgaaaatattacattttaaaataagcaaataacagcatttaaatatcacACAGCAATGTCACTAGTCATTACAAACTGGAAAGTTTGATTCTAGCAAACAaggtatttaaattttaaagggatagttaaccaaaataaaaattctgtcatttattactaattacttatgtcgttccaaacctgtaaggccTTCATTCAACTTCGAATAacaaatttttaatgaaatctgagagctttctgaagttcccatagacagcaagggttcTAACCCTATCTAGGTCAAGAAaaatagtaaggacatcgttaaaataatccatgtgacatcagtggttcaaccgtaatttcacgaagctacgagaatactttttgtgcgcaaagaaaactaaaataatgacttcattcaacgattcgtctcctccgcatcaccctagtggcattttggagagtatcacacacataaacaacgTATGTACGCAGATAcgttgtttacattcagatcaaagcgtaaacaaTGTATCTGCATACACACgttgtttacatatgtgatactctccaaaatggcactacagggTGACGCAggggagatgaattgttgaataaagtcattatttttgttttctttgcacacaaaaaaagttttctcatagCTTCATACTCTCGTATTACGGTTGAACAATTGATctcatatgaattattttaacaatgtccttactatgttctggaccttgatcatgtTAGGatcgttgctgtctatgggagggtcagagagctctcggaattcatcaaaaatatcttaatgtgtttcaaagatgaacgaaggccttacaggtttggaacgacatgagggtgagtaattaatgacagaattttcatttttgattgaactatctatttaaatattcagtaatacaatacaataattcaCTCACTGCATTTTATACAACAATTTCATAACAGACAGGCACAATTACCAAACCTGAGATTACGATGCAAATACTTTTCTTCTTTACGATGTCTACTTGTTTTTCAGAACAGGCACCACATCCATTGGATTGTGTAGGAATTCATAAAGCTGCCTGGCGTTGCTACTACTGCCCAATATCTCACTAAGCTTATCCTGACTAAATGTTACAAGATCAGCCAGACAGGAAGCATGTTTTATAAGGCTCTTGAAGTTTTTCACATTGACTCCAGGCATACGGAGCAAGAAGTCGTGAGGGCCGGGGTTGTACATGTCTGCTGATTCCGTCACCGTCTCTGATTCTGCAGTAACAGCCTGAGCTGTAGCAGCATCAGGCTCTGGGCGGCCGTGTTTGAGCTCCTGAAACAGCTCTGCTGTCACGTAGGGAGATGGGCACCAGAGCAGCCTCAGGCGGGGGAAATGGAGGGTGAGGAGGGTCAGTTTGGAGGTGACGTCACTGGCAGAGATCTCCTGACGGAAGTCACTGCGGGCCATCAGGGAGAAAGGCTTTGCAGGGTCAAACTCGATAAGCAGCACGGGACGCCGATAGAATCGAGACATAGAGAGGCACTGTGTGTAGAGACGCCCACTCTGCAGGGAACCAATGAGGTCGCTGACACTTTTGCGCTCCACGCAGATCTCTGAAGTCAGTATGTAGTCGCCAACCTCTAAGGTGACGGGTTCAATGTCGAGACCCCGTTGATGCAGAAGGGAAGGAAGCTCACTGCGGAACTCCCGCATGTCAACTATAATTCGCTGCGGCTCTTTAACCTCTTCACGACCCCCTAATTGAACATATCAACCATTATTCAGCACACTGACAAAACCATATTTTATGAATACATCACAGGGAACAATGAAGGTTTACCTGCTTTGCGGGTGTTGGTGGTGGCATTTGCAGGTTCCTGACTGCGGACAAGATCTAGGTTGGTGTCTTCCCTACCCTCTCTCTCTTCTGGCACAACCATGCTGGCCTtttccctattttaaaaagaaaagagcagtttttaaaataagcGGTGTCACGAAAAGATAATGCAGTTGAGCTAATATTTTCCTTCAGATAAATAGGAAATATTGAGCTAACCTTATGAGGTACTCGAATGCTTGTTTTTCCTTGCTCAAGACTGTAAGATACCTCTGTTCTTCTGTCGAGCCTCCATATATAAGAAAATACACACTAAACACGAGGGGAAAACAATCAGGAAAGTTAAATCGATTACaagttatttcaaaaacatttttaaaaaaaatcttactgaccccaaactttaagtACTATTTCTGTTTCTTAGAATATACATTTGCTCCATGCCAATATACGCACCGGAGAGGTTTTCCTGGCCTGCTGGCTTTATAAATCTCAAGTTGCCGCACAAAACTGAGTTCAGCAtcatacaaaacaacaaacatggGGTCAACTTCATGCAACACCCGTGTCAAACTGTACGGGTCGCTGCATCCCTTCAATGGGTGAATGACAGTCAACGGCTCTTTAAGAATGCCATAGTAGTCATCGGAAGAAAGATCAAGAAGaatctcttcttcttcctcttcctcttcagcCATCCTTCCTTCATCTTCACTGTTTCCAATTAGGTCCTTTTCAGCTCCATCTTCCTGCCTTTCCATCTGAGAGACTCTTGACGGCCTCTCATTCTTTGTTAGTTTCTTTGAGTTGGTTTTGGGTTTTTTCGGCTGCCCGTTTTTCCCTTTGCTCTTAGCGGAGTCCTTCTTGGGCCAGCCTTTGTCAAGCTTCAGCAAATCAGGCTGAGGATCTTCTTTTCCAATGGTGCGTGAATAAAGGCGATTCAGTAGGTGCTCCGCTCCTTTTTGGATGTATTCTTTCAGCTGAGCGCATGTTCTGTCATCACTGGCGCATATCAACACACGGCCTGGTGTACAGACAACTAATTTAACTTAATGTTTTGGATATGAATGGTTATCATGAAACACTTAACTGTTAAATGGTTTTACCTGGTTCATGCTCACGGTTGCTGTTTTCTTTCTCAATCTCCCGTAGTACCTCTGTTAGCGCTTCCCATTTTGGATTTTTCTCAAGCACAAGCTCTCTTATTGGAGGGGCTAGTTTTATACATAAATAGAAAAGAAGATACTAATATGCACGTGTATTAAAATCTGAAACAAAGTATGTAAACACTTTTTCTAAGAAACATTATACATCAAACATATTGTACCTAGGGCACTTTGTTTCTGGTCAGTCTCTCCAACTTTAAGTTTCTTCTTTGACTCCTGAATGCGATACACACGACTGCGAGCATTTACAAACATTGATGTGCTTGAGTCCAAGAATAGCCAACCTGATtcaaaacaggagaaaaaaagaatCAGGTGACCTTTACTGACTATAATTTGCTCCATCTCTGAAGAGTTCAAACAGAGCAACAGATCAGCTGACTGTACCTGAATTACTACCGAAGCTTTTCTGGCTGGTTCTCAAAGACTCCAGCAGATTGAGGAAGGTGACACAGTCGTACTGAGTGAGGTAGAGAAGAAGGGTTCTTAAAATCTTCAGGTCCTGAACAAGAGATTTGGTCCTGGACCCCAGCTGATGCCACAGAGGGTCAAGATAATGACGAATTGTctacatttgaagaaaaaaaaaccatggtCAGCAACTCacaatttatttatctttcttttttgtttaattgctttcttttcactttaaattgttttgaaataattaatttatatttgccTCAGCAATacagcactttttaaaaaatgaaagtgcccctattatgtgTTATGAAAGGTTAATATTTTGGTTtggggagtccccaacaacaggttgacatgcatgcaaggtcaaaaaacatgttctgtcccactttatattaagtggccttaactgctatgtacttgcatcaaaaaataaCTACAATGTACTTACTGTGTTAATAtaatattgcaaaacacttttactgctattgaggtgggatatgggtaaggttaggtacaggtttggtggtatgggtaggtttaagggtgggttaaacTGTAAGGGATAGGTCAACAGTGTAGctgtaaatgtaattacagaaattaattacagatgtaatttcatgcaggtatttttaaaaatataattacaatgtaaacatgtatgtacacaataaatgccttgtatcaaatgattaatttaaatgcaagtaCATCGTAGTTAAGGCCATCTAATATAAAGTGGAACCACACTtccattgtcttataatatgcatttatttttaccttacttgatTAACGACTCCTGaacgattcgctcaacgattcattttcccaaacccctcctttgagtgacgctaatctgcagtgattggtcCGAATGGCAATTggtagatttaattttaatttcatgatgtctttaatgcctgataaagcagcgttctTAAAGCGCATTGCTGTTTTGTGTacagcaggggtcggcaaccttttcggcatgacgtgccattttaaatttttctggttaactaCTGTGCCAACATTACGTacaaacaaaccattaactacgacttttgcctcaaactcctaatttgctgcttattaacagttaataaggtagttgttaagtttaggtattgggtaggattagggatgtagaatatggtcatgcacaatatgtgctttatatgtacatgaaattcagtattatttattataattcttgtatgttgttaaaaaaaattatggtatagtgattttttcccccctcatgtACAGTATCATCAATAGCACTATGAAATGTCTTTTCTCACTTTCTCAAAGGAAGTGCCCAGGCTGTTCTCCAGAGAGAGGTCTTCTGCTTCCAGAGTGGGATTGTAGCGCTTCAGCTCTTTCAAGCAGGCGTTCATGATGTCCAGAATAGAGCTCTGAATGGCTCTCATCGCTGGAGTCAGAGACACATGCAGCTCCACCACATCCGGCTTGTGTTTGTCCAGCGTTGCGTTTACTGATGCTTGAAATCTAGCAGATAAAGCATTGCAAATACACctgatttataaacaaaattaatctgcaaaaatcataaatactcagagtaaaaaaaaataaaataaaatgtcataccTTGGCCAAAGAAAGAGCTTCTTCACAAACAGGTTTCTCATGACACGCTCGACTTTACAGAAGCCAGAAGAGAATGATGTGGCTTTGTCCGTAAAGGCCTTGATGAACCCTGTCTTGTTTTTCTGCCGATAAAGTCTCAGAATGAAAGCCTCCTGACAAGACTCAATGATCTTATGCGCACGATACACCAGGATTCCTGTTCAAATACGCATTAAGACAATTTAGTCCAGCAACACATTATTGAAAAACGTCTGTATAGCTCCACTGACCTGTTATGAGGTGCGCAGGAATTCGGTCCGTAAGGAAGTCCACCACTAGGATGCGGCTGGTCACAAAGAGAACTCCTCCTTTAGTGTACACATTATATCTTTCATTATTATGCACATCACTGGTCACAGTCTGGGGAAGATGGCTCACCCCTTCAGCACGGAGCTGCTCTGTAAAATACTCCTTCAACAGGCAAACacattcatcattattattagatCACTTTATCCCTATAAAGACTACTGTATCATATATGATGCATGAATGTCAAAGGCCTCTAAATTTTCAACATGATCaagactttttacttttttataagtaaaacataattctaaaaatgtccaCCTTCAGGTCACTgtacacatctttaaaaaaaaaacattattataaggtAAGCATTACCTTagatattgtttatattgtttgaaatatttcaagataaacattTATTGGACTGACATAacttacttgattatccatactttatttatttatttagaaaaatcatttacaaatgtaaggaatgtttatttgtatctCTGATTCATCAATACCTTGCATTTAATCATATTTCTTGCCCCCCACAATTAAAACTACAGAGCTTGGCCATGAAACTAAGCCTTTTAATATCATcttatgtattattaatacatattatttagagatatagagtgacaaattatatttacaaGCCTTTTATGTTAGCAGACCGGTATATTGATGTACATTACAATATATCAAAATTGCATCGTATCTTTCGGccttataaataacaacaactgcaccaaattgcatatttttgctctgtTTGGGCCTCTGAAAAAAACCGAGGTGTTTTTCCCTCCTCGAGTATTGTATtctaattataaatattgtatcTAAAGGTTCACCAAACTGTTCCATTTCAAAagattcgattttttttttttttttttcatgtcaggctttacaggctTAAGCAATCCAATGCAATGCATATAATGAAAATGCTTGTGCATGGTGTAGATTCTGTAACTTTTATAGCCTTTCAATCAGGTTTACAACCTTTTGTGTCACTTTTTAGGTCATTTGCAGTACACATGAACATATACAAGCgacatgcataataattatgtaCCAGAATTAGCTAAATGTAAAATCCGTGAGATGTATTGCCAAGTCAACGAACGCTGTCCTCTCTTACTGTATATCAATTGCAGTATAAGAGGATAAATCAGCCTGACCCACCTGTTCAGGAGTGGTTGTGTTTAACAGGAGCACCAGGCTGCCCTCCTCTGAATACACTCTCATGAAGTGTAAGAGAAGGCGGTCGATCCCGAGCCCCTCGGCTGTGATCAGCAGTCCGTCTGTGCTGAACAAACTCAGAAACATCTCCGTCTCATACTCCAGCAGCGGGCTCGCCATCTTTACGAACGGCTGACTGAAATAATCACCTAGATTTTACGTGCTGAAATAACGCTAACGTTACTGGTTCATTGGGTCTGCTTTGTTGGATGACATGAATACATAGTTCTAGCAGTTCTACTGCCTTTTACCAGGGCGAACTAAAGAATTGCCCTTCCatttaatgtctattttttgCCGGTAGTGCACACAAAATCACAGAACTGAGCAAAACCTGTTTTGTTTAAGCTATATCAAATTCCTTCAGATTACACAAGTTTTACTCGCCTTCGTTACTGTTTCAAAAAGGCGTATTGTGTCACGTGACGTGACGTCGCGGACTTAAGACCGTTAATTCCAATTGGCGCCACCTGCTGCCCTGGAGGTACAACACAAATCCCAAGCAACCGCACTTTCAGCAGTAATTTCGTACAATTTCGTAATTTTCGTTCAGGTCATTAAAAATGGAGAGTTTACTTCACATAAAGTGTACTCCTACTACATGCATGAACGTTAAACTCTTGTGTATGAAGAGAAACACTTCAGTTGCGTAAGGCTTCCTGTTTTTACAACAAAcaccttgattttatttttaattcttggatttttttttaaaacttcagtGGCACCTAAACTGCTATCTTATtgcaacatggaaaaaaaaaaaaaaaaaaaaaaaaaaaaaaaaaacaatgcattggTAAATGTCTATGTCACAAAGATATcgaatttataacattttcattattcCGAGGGAGGTCGAAATTATGAGATACGCTACTAAGTCATAAAGAGAAAATTGTGACATATTAAATCATCATTATGCGATAAAGTAGAAAATTTTagataaaacaatgaaattatgATATCATAATTAGCCTATGACTTACTTTTATGTTAGCCTATAATTTTCATGTCTTATGTTTCTTATACATATTCTTCTATTCCACCAATTCTCCAGATGTGTTTATAGTTGTAGGCTATTTATTGTATTTCTCACTATAGGCTAAAAATCTATTCAGTAAATAGCATAATATTTTAGCACAGTGGAGGTATGTACTGTATTGTACATTGTTCTGTATATTGCTCATATTGCACACAGTAACACACTCATTTTACTCCTACACACACTCATGTCTTAAAACTGTACATACAACATTAACCACAAACCTATTTTATTCCATGGTATTCCATTCTATTGTGTTGTATTCTGTTCTGTGCAGAAGGCTGCAGAAGCCATGAATCACTGAGTGGGTGCATTGCTACTTAGTGTCCTTGAGAGAGCAGTAGAGCACTTCTGTGTGGAGTGCTGCTGAAGAAGTGTTTATCACAGCATAAGTGGgacatgcttaaaaataaataggaAATTGATTTTAAAGAGCTATTATGAAGAATACAACATGTACGGGGATGTTTTTATGCataatcttttttcttctttttttgcatttagagaAAATAGAGAGAAAACTATTTTCATATTGCtatcataatacaaaaatattccgtagcaaatacacaaaatctATGCAAACAGATGAATTATTTAGAAATTTACCATATCAGCTACACAGCTACAGTTGTTTTCAGGGTTTCATGCCTCTAGGACACATTTATGAATGTGATATGTATAACTGCTATATGACACTGCTGTTTAAACCCAAACCAGCTTCTATGCACAGCACATTATCCACTCTTTAAATGTAAAGGTCTTACAGCACTTTAGCTTTGTCAAGATAGAGTGAAACAGTGGATTCCTAGGTCTGCATCTCTCAAGGTTATGTTCAAAAATCTTAAGTGCATTCTTCTGTCGCTCTGatgctttcattatttattttgcttatttgctaaaaatgaatagaaagtgaaAAATCATGTACAGAGTGTATTTCAGTAAGCCCTTAAATCATCAAGTGCTCTGGTTTCTGGTTTGAAATTAAGTGCAAGTTACCTCGAATAACATGAAAGAGCACCACTTTGACATTCATTGTATCTGTGactgaaaggggaaaaaaatcgaGAGATCTTGTGTTGAGAAagctagttttgttttttgaggtcaCGCTCTGACTAAGCACTTGAGGAGAGGAAGCCCTAATGGTGGAAGCAAAAGAAAGCAGGATGAACCTTTTATTCCACCTGGTTCAAAGTTTAATATGAGTCTTTCTCAAACATCACCATGTCAGGAAGGATAAGGTTAGAGGGAGATCTAgaagaaacaaataaacactcATCCCAAGCAGTAGTGGAGCATTGCAGGGACGGCAAGTCAAGAAGCATATGTGATTAATTGAGGCAGGAAAAGGCAACGGCTCAGAGAGCAGCTGGATTTTAGCAGTCTTTTCAAAGGGGGACATTAGGTGCGCTGCGTAAACAGCGTTATGTCAATGACTCATTAAAACAAGTCCAAATGTTCAACTCACTGCAAATGGCTCCTGCTCTGGCTCTTTAACCCGGTGAAGgctgacatatgaaataacagtcttttttatttatttatttatttattttatttttttatagtatgaCATAAGAGAATATGAAGCTCATATCTGAGAAGGAAAACACCAAACTGAGCaaaagtacaggtgcatctcaataaattagaatgttttgggaaaagttcatttatttcagtaattcaactcaaattgtgaaactcgtgtatcaaataaattcaatgcacacagactgaagtagtttaattcttttgttattttgattgtgGTGTATCAGAtttattaaatgcacacagattctcaacaaattagaatatggtgacatgccaatcagctaatcaactcaaaacaactGCAAAGGTTTCacgagccttcaaaatggtctctcagtttggttcactaggctacacaatcatggtgaagactgctgatctgacagttgtctagaagacaatcattgacacccttcacaaggagggtaagccacaaacattcattgccaaagaagctggctgttcacagagtgctgtatccaagcatgttatcagaaagttgagtggaaggaaaaagtgtggaagaaaaagatgcacaaccaatcaagagaaccgcagccttatgaggattgtcaagcaaaatcgattcaagaatttgagtgaccttcacaaggaatggactgaggctggggtcaaggcatcaagagccaccacacacagacgtgtcaaggaacttggctacagttgtcgtattcctcttgttaagcaactcctgaaccacagacaacctaagaggcatcttacctgggctaaggagaagaagaactggactgttgcccagtggtccaaagtcctcttttcaaatgagagcaagttttgtatttcatttaaaaccaaggtcctagagtctggaggaacggtggagaagctcatagatcaagttgcttgaagtccagtgttaagtttccacagtctgtgatgatttggggtgcaatgtcatctgctggtgttggtccattatgttttttgaaaaccaaaatcactgcacccgtttaccaagaaattttggatttcattttccagcaggatttggcacctgcccacactgccaaa
This region of Cyprinus carpio isolate SPL01 chromosome B12, ASM1834038v1, whole genome shotgun sequence genomic DNA includes:
- the ercc4 gene encoding DNA repair endonuclease XPF, translated to MASPLLEYETEMFLSLFSTDGLLITAEGLGIDRLLLHFMRVYSEEGSLVLLLNTTTPEQEYFTEQLRAEGVSHLPQTVTSDVHNNERYNVYTKGGVLFVTSRILVVDFLTDRIPAHLITGILVYRAHKIIESCQEAFILRLYRQKNKTGFIKAFTDKATSFSSGFCKVERVMRNLFVKKLFLWPRFQASVNATLDKHKPDVVELHVSLTPAMRAIQSSILDIMNACLKELKRYNPTLEAEDLSLENSLGTSFEKTIRHYLDPLWHQLGSRTKSLVQDLKILRTLLLYLTQYDCVTFLNLLESLRTSQKSFGSNSGWLFLDSSTSMFVNARSRVYRIQESKKKLKVGETDQKQSALAPPIRELVLEKNPKWEALTEVLREIEKENSNREHEPGRVLICASDDRTCAQLKEYIQKGAEHLLNRLYSRTIGKEDPQPDLLKLDKGWPKKDSAKSKGKNGQPKKPKTNSKKLTKNERPSRVSQMERQEDGAEKDLIGNSEDEGRMAEEEEEEEEILLDLSSDDYYGILKEPLTVIHPLKGCSDPYSLTRVLHEVDPMFVVLYDAELSFVRQLEIYKASRPGKPLRVYFLIYGGSTEEQRYLTVLSKEKQAFEYLIREKASMVVPEEREGREDTNLDLVRSQEPANATTNTRKAGGREEVKEPQRIIVDMREFRSELPSLLHQRGLDIEPVTLEVGDYILTSEICVERKSVSDLIGSLQSGRLYTQCLSMSRFYRRPVLLIEFDPAKPFSLMARSDFRQEISASDVTSKLTLLTLHFPRLRLLWCPSPYVTAELFQELKHGRPEPDAATAQAVTAESETVTESADMYNPGPHDFLLRMPGVNVKNFKSLIKHASCLADLVTFSQDKLSEILGSSSNARQLYEFLHNPMDVVPVLKNK